One stretch of Cohnella algarum DNA includes these proteins:
- a CDS encoding winged helix-turn-helix transcriptional regulator, with translation MPAQLNDCPVERVFSMLSGRWKIPIYRHLHTSRGPVRYSELLRHLPAISGKMLTEQLRELEADGIVERTVTPDIPPKTKVEYSLTPQGRSMIGFLDRMSEWGIAHIRNLGPEQ, from the coding sequence ATGCCCGCTCAATTGAACGATTGTCCCGTGGAGCGCGTGTTTTCGATGCTGAGCGGCAGATGGAAGATCCCGATTTACCGACACTTGCACACCAGCCGGGGGCCCGTGCGTTACAGCGAATTGCTGCGCCATCTCCCCGCCATTTCCGGAAAAATGCTGACCGAACAACTCCGCGAGCTGGAAGCCGACGGGATTGTCGAAAGAACGGTCACCCCGGATATCCCGCCCAAAACAAAGGTCGAATACTCCCTCACGCCTCAAGGGAGGTCCATGATCGGCTTTCTGGATCGGATGAGCGAATGGGGAATCGCGCATATCCGGAACTTGGGCCCCGAACAATGA
- a CDS encoding NADPH-dependent F420 reductase: MKIGIFGAGRVGKTIGEGLIRAGHEVRIGSRDPEHAKHREWKREAGGKGDVVSLNEAARFGDPVFAALPWDGLKEALERLEPGVLKNKTVVDVTNAVRFEDGPRLTYGDTSAGELVQRWLPDSSVVKTLNTVSDRRMVHPSFRDGMPAMFVSGNDARAKNQVKSLLEDLGWRDMIDLGDIRQSRLQEALMLACVISEIRLGSPGMAFALLRG, from the coding sequence ATGAAGATCGGCATTTTCGGCGCAGGACGCGTGGGAAAAACCATAGGCGAGGGGCTGATCCGGGCGGGTCATGAAGTCCGCATCGGCAGCCGCGACCCCGAGCATGCGAAGCATCGGGAATGGAAGCGGGAGGCGGGGGGAAAAGGGGACGTCGTATCCTTGAACGAAGCGGCAAGGTTCGGCGATCCGGTCTTCGCGGCTTTGCCCTGGGACGGCTTGAAGGAGGCGCTCGAACGTCTGGAGCCCGGAGTTTTGAAAAACAAAACGGTCGTCGACGTCACCAACGCCGTCCGTTTCGAAGACGGTCCGCGGTTGACGTACGGCGACACGTCGGCCGGCGAGCTCGTTCAGCGGTGGCTGCCGGACAGCAGCGTCGTCAAAACGCTGAACACGGTCAGCGACCGTCGGATGGTCCATCCGAGCTTCCGGGACGGCATGCCCGCGATGTTCGTGTCGGGCAACGACGCTCGCGCGAAAAATCAGGTCAAATCGCTGCTGGAGGACTTGGGCTGGCGAGACATGATCGATCTGGGAGACATCCGGCAAAGCCGGCTGCAGGAGGCGCTCATGCTGGCCTGCGTCATCAGTGAAATTCGGCTGGGGTCGCCGGGCATGGCGTTTGCGCTGCTGCGGGGATGA
- a CDS encoding SRPBCC domain-containing protein, with product MSNRMSIKAEGREFTMERIFDAPRELVFKAFSEAEHLKQWWGPRGWELTACDIDFRPGGVWHYCMKCMDPNQGDFYGMESWGKSVYQEIVPNEKIVYIDYFSDAEGNISEDMPAPESTVVFQEHEGKTKVISISRYDTPEALKTVVDMGMEEGVTQTWDRLAEHLQAAQP from the coding sequence ATGTCGAACCGGATGTCGATCAAAGCGGAAGGCCGGGAGTTTACGATGGAGAGGATTTTCGATGCGCCCCGCGAGCTTGTGTTCAAAGCGTTTTCGGAAGCGGAGCATTTAAAGCAATGGTGGGGGCCGAGAGGCTGGGAGCTGACGGCGTGCGACATCGATTTCCGTCCCGGCGGCGTCTGGCATTACTGCATGAAATGCATGGACCCGAATCAGGGAGATTTCTACGGCATGGAATCCTGGGGCAAATCGGTCTATCAGGAGATCGTCCCGAACGAAAAGATCGTCTATATCGACTACTTCTCCGATGCCGAAGGCAACATTTCGGAGGACATGCCGGCTCCCGAATCTACGGTGGTTTTTCAAGAGCATGAGGGCAAGACCAAGGTAATCAGCATTTCCCGGTACGATACCCCCGAAGCGCTCAAAACCGTTGTGGATATGGGCATGGAGGAAGGGGTCACCCAAACGTGGGATCGTCTGGCCGAGCACCTGCAGGCGGCACAACCATAA
- a CDS encoding copper amine oxidase N-terminal domain-containing protein, whose product MQASSLISKKWIALTAVFALAAALFAGFRPGTSSAAGTPDDPPPVNVPSYQWAYNIKQSNPEIALKKGTTFLSLNELSTLFSDLVLSYDQTTRYLIATAPNLRLKWRVGSSKALINDSVHAMSTAPFLKNGTLFVPLRDIVMVAGATMKLDTSGTLLVDYGPRSLLGGSPAGWYWVRKDNGNVYTAVGSEMPRRIGYSGVRVTQYGYLDVKKTGETSLLLTVTHSHGEPALGTDIYRLVVSGGKLVRETAVEYYGMARAQSVEEADGLLVLLDGSELQLVRPDGYVQERFDLKALGGYDDTYTVEYASVEDRLLLIRPYIRGTTLLVDLRDGSAAALYKELLSEEEITRIETTEPSPFVPDAADNLTFVKRDGDSFVFDYRNLFTGEQSQLTYTLQ is encoded by the coding sequence ATGCAGGCTTCATCCTTGATTAGCAAAAAATGGATCGCTTTAACCGCCGTGTTCGCGTTGGCCGCGGCCTTGTTCGCCGGTTTCCGTCCCGGCACCTCTTCCGCCGCCGGAACGCCGGACGATCCGCCTCCGGTTAACGTCCCCTCGTACCAGTGGGCGTACAACATCAAGCAATCGAATCCGGAAATCGCTTTGAAAAAAGGCACGACGTTTCTGTCGCTGAACGAGCTGTCGACCCTGTTCTCCGATCTGGTGCTGTCCTACGACCAGACGACCCGCTACCTGATCGCGACCGCTCCGAACCTGCGGCTGAAGTGGCGCGTCGGCTCTTCCAAGGCGCTCATCAACGACTCGGTGCATGCGATGTCGACGGCTCCATTTTTGAAAAACGGAACGCTGTTTGTTCCGCTGAGAGACATCGTCATGGTCGCCGGCGCTACGATGAAGCTGGACACGAGCGGCACCCTGCTCGTCGACTACGGCCCGCGAAGCCTGCTTGGAGGCAGCCCGGCCGGCTGGTACTGGGTGCGCAAGGACAACGGAAACGTCTATACGGCAGTCGGCTCCGAAATGCCGCGAAGAATCGGCTATTCCGGCGTACGGGTCACCCAATACGGGTACCTCGACGTGAAAAAGACGGGCGAAACCTCGCTGCTGCTTACGGTCACCCATTCGCACGGCGAGCCTGCGCTCGGCACCGACATTTATCGCCTGGTCGTATCCGGAGGAAAGCTCGTGCGGGAGACGGCCGTGGAATACTACGGCATGGCCCGCGCGCAGAGCGTCGAGGAGGCGGACGGCCTGCTCGTCCTGCTGGACGGCTCGGAGCTGCAGCTCGTCCGCCCGGACGGCTACGTGCAGGAGCGGTTCGATCTGAAGGCGCTGGGCGGCTACGACGACACGTATACCGTGGAGTATGCATCGGTCGAGGATCGGCTGCTGCTGATCCGGCCTTATATCCGCGGCACGACCCTGCTCGTCGATTTGCGGGACGGCTCGGCTGCCGCGCTGTACAAGGAGCTTCTGTCCGAGGAGGAAATTACGCGGATCGAAACGACGGAGCCCAGTCCGTTTGTTCCGGATGCGGCCGACAATTTAACGTTCGTGAAGCGCGACGGAGACAGCTTCGTTTTCGACTATCGCAACCTGTTCACCGGGGAACAGTCGCAGCTGACCTACACGCTGCAATAG
- a CDS encoding YwbE family protein, translated as MEGNGKNRGDVRPGLEVDIVLKQDQRTGKTTRGIVKDLLTKSAFHPHGIKVRLTDGQVGRVRHIVSQPNED; from the coding sequence GTGGAAGGAAACGGGAAAAACCGCGGCGATGTCCGGCCGGGACTGGAAGTGGACATCGTGCTGAAGCAGGACCAGCGAACGGGCAAAACGACGCGCGGCATCGTGAAGGATTTGCTGACGAAGTCGGCGTTTCACCCGCACGGCATCAAGGTGAGATTGACGGACGGCCAGGTGGGCCGGGTCCGGCATATCGTTTCGCAGCCGAACGAAGACTGA
- the glpK gene encoding glycerol kinase GlpK — protein MRQNAENAGNAKYVLTLDQGTTASRAILFDRKGNPKAVAKKEFKQHYPRPGWVEHDAEEIWESQSAVMYEVLQRADVAPEQIAAISITNQRETTVVWNRLTGQPIYRAIVWQSKQSADICNRLKAEGFEPAVREKTGLILDPYFCGSKIRWILDHVPQAREMAERGELLFGTIDTWLLWKLTDGKVHATDCSNASRTLLFNIHELEWDPGLLRMLDIPASMLPEVKPSSHIYGYVSESLFPVPIPVAGMAGDQHASLFGHACFEKGMAKNTYGTGCFLLMNTGSEPVSSDNGLLTTIAWGIDGKIVYALEGSIFIAGAVVKWLRDGLKTIWKVSDSDEHAAAVPSADGVYFVPAFVGLGAPYWDMEAKGAIFGLTARTTEDHIIRAAVESIAYQTKDVLTAMEADSGIRLVKLTADGGAAANEFLMQWQADLLNVPIERPRVLETAALGAAYLAGLAVGLWRDQEEISLQIRTGKDRTYEPDLAEEVRQERYEGWVQAVHAAMAFKTKSPNGKR, from the coding sequence ATCCGCCAAAACGCCGAAAACGCCGGGAACGCCAAGTACGTCCTTACGCTGGATCAGGGCACGACCGCCTCCCGCGCCATTCTGTTCGACCGCAAGGGGAATCCGAAGGCCGTCGCCAAAAAAGAATTCAAGCAACATTATCCTAGGCCCGGCTGGGTCGAGCACGACGCCGAGGAAATTTGGGAGAGCCAGTCCGCGGTCATGTACGAGGTTTTGCAGCGGGCGGACGTCGCCCCCGAGCAGATCGCCGCGATCAGCATCACGAATCAGCGAGAAACGACCGTCGTCTGGAACCGGCTGACGGGCCAGCCGATCTATCGGGCGATCGTCTGGCAGAGCAAGCAATCGGCGGACATCTGCAACCGCCTGAAAGCGGAAGGCTTCGAACCGGCGGTGCGGGAAAAAACGGGGCTCATTCTCGACCCGTACTTCTGCGGCTCGAAAATCCGGTGGATTCTGGACCATGTCCCCCAGGCGCGCGAGATGGCCGAGCGCGGGGAGCTGCTGTTCGGCACGATCGACACCTGGCTGCTGTGGAAGCTTACGGACGGCAAGGTGCATGCCACCGATTGCTCCAATGCCTCCCGAACGTTGCTGTTCAACATTCATGAGCTCGAGTGGGATCCCGGACTGCTGCGCATGCTGGATATTCCGGCTTCGATGCTGCCGGAGGTCAAGCCTTCCAGCCATATTTACGGCTACGTTTCCGAATCCCTGTTCCCCGTCCCCATCCCGGTCGCGGGGATGGCGGGCGACCAGCACGCTTCCCTGTTCGGCCACGCCTGCTTCGAGAAGGGAATGGCGAAGAACACGTACGGGACGGGCTGCTTTTTGCTGATGAACACCGGCTCGGAGCCGGTTTCGTCCGACAACGGGCTGCTGACGACGATCGCCTGGGGCATCGACGGCAAGATCGTTTACGCGCTGGAGGGGAGCATCTTCATTGCCGGCGCGGTAGTCAAATGGCTGCGGGACGGGCTGAAGACGATCTGGAAAGTATCGGATTCGGACGAGCACGCGGCGGCCGTTCCCTCGGCCGACGGGGTCTATTTCGTGCCGGCGTTCGTCGGCCTCGGCGCCCCTTACTGGGACATGGAGGCGAAAGGAGCCATCTTCGGGCTAACCGCGAGAACGACGGAGGACCATATCATCCGGGCGGCCGTCGAGTCGATCGCGTACCAGACGAAGGACGTCTTGACGGCGATGGAGGCGGACTCCGGAATCAGGCTCGTCAAGCTGACGGCGGACGGAGGCGCCGCGGCGAACGAATTTCTGATGCAGTGGCAGGCGGACTTGCTGAACGTCCCGATCGAACGGCCGAGGGTGCTCGAGACGGCCGCGCTCGGAGCCGCGTACCTGGCCGGACTTGCCGTCGGGTTGTGGAGGGATCAGGAAGAGATTTCCCTGCAAATTCGGACCGGCAAGGATCGAACGTACGAACCCGATCTGGCCGAGGAGGTCCGGCAGGAGCGGTACGAAGGATGGGTGCAGGCCGTTCATGCCGCGATGGCCTTCAAAACGAAGAGCCCAAACGGCAAACGATAA
- a CDS encoding alpha/beta hydrolase family protein — MAQSRSFWKKPQGLLAISLALMIVGSFLAGMFHTSFYSVKVKEISFDADHGQLHGLLYMPEGAGPDNPRPVIVTTHGYLNSKEMQDAPAIEMSRRGYIVLALDQYDHGDSRWTTDIPVDQMFSTFWIYSQFDAAKYIYDQPYTLKDENGNAYVAVSGHSMGGFSSLLAMYFDEMNALQAGHRMIHAGIAVGADFSYASAVAPQDQLQAAFGSRTVGVIGGNTMNFSSTNQTRRKLRRSWKCREPLRARISSRRCRANRFSACRRISRPRPASFIPCSRATFWWRRRRSGLRRRASASFSRRIRPTRGTTSRRRSRPT; from the coding sequence ATGGCACAATCTCGATCGTTTTGGAAAAAGCCGCAGGGGCTGCTGGCCATTTCGTTGGCGCTTATGATCGTCGGAAGCTTCCTGGCCGGCATGTTCCACACCTCGTTCTACTCGGTAAAAGTAAAGGAAATCTCGTTCGATGCCGATCACGGCCAGCTTCACGGGCTGCTGTACATGCCGGAGGGAGCGGGCCCCGACAATCCGCGGCCGGTCATCGTGACGACGCACGGCTATTTGAACTCGAAGGAAATGCAGGACGCGCCCGCTATCGAAATGTCCAGACGGGGCTACATCGTCCTGGCGCTGGACCAATACGACCACGGCGACTCCCGCTGGACGACCGACATTCCGGTCGACCAGATGTTCTCGACGTTCTGGATCTATTCCCAGTTCGACGCGGCCAAATATATTTACGACCAGCCGTACACCCTGAAGGACGAGAACGGCAACGCCTACGTCGCCGTCAGCGGCCACTCCATGGGCGGGTTCTCGTCGCTGCTCGCCATGTATTTCGACGAGATGAACGCCCTGCAGGCCGGGCACCGCATGATTCATGCGGGCATCGCCGTCGGCGCGGACTTCTCCTACGCCTCCGCGGTCGCGCCGCAGGATCAGCTCCAGGCCGCCTTCGGCAGCCGCACGGTCGGGGTGATCGGGGGCAATACGATGAATTTTTCTTCAACAAATCAGACGCGGAGAAAACTCCGTCGGAGCTGGAAGTGCAGGGAACCGTTACGCGCAAGGATTTCGTCGCGACGCTGTCGGGCAAATCGTTTCTCGGCGTGCCGGCGGATCAGCAGGCCGAGGCCGGCAAGTTTTATACCGTGCAGTCGGGCGACGTTCTGGTGGAGGAGAAGGCGGTCCGGCCTTCGGAGACGGGCGAGCGCATCATTTTCACGCCGAATCAGACCCACCCGTGGAACCACTTCTCGCCGACGGTCACGGCCAACTTGA
- a CDS encoding AAA family ATPase encodes MNAGQPFILLVTGIMASGKSTVSQLLAERFDRSVHLRGDIFRKMIVNDRREVRPDSDDDGLDQLRLRYRLAAQAADDYLEAGFNVIVQDVVVGRVLEDFVSYVRNRPFYVVVLCPNAQAVEAREAARPKKGYGIWTVSGLDDVLRKETPRIGWWLDSSELTPEETADAILRQFREKALVAE; translated from the coding sequence ATGAACGCCGGGCAGCCCTTTATTTTACTCGTCACCGGAATTATGGCGAGCGGCAAATCGACCGTCTCGCAGCTGTTGGCCGAACGGTTCGACCGGTCCGTGCATTTGCGCGGGGACATTTTTCGAAAAATGATCGTCAACGACCGCCGGGAAGTGCGGCCGGACTCGGACGACGACGGGCTGGACCAGCTGCGGCTCCGCTACCGGCTGGCCGCACAGGCCGCGGATGACTATCTGGAGGCGGGATTCAACGTCATCGTCCAGGACGTGGTCGTGGGACGAGTGCTGGAGGACTTTGTCTCGTACGTGCGGAACCGTCCGTTTTACGTCGTCGTGCTGTGCCCGAACGCGCAGGCCGTCGAGGCGAGGGAAGCCGCGCGGCCCAAGAAAGGCTACGGCATCTGGACCGTATCGGGCCTGGACGACGTGCTGCGCAAAGAGACGCCCCGGATCGGGTGGTGGCTGGATTCGTCCGAGCTGACGCCGGAGGAGACCGCCGACGCCATTCTGCGGCAATTCCGGGAAAAGGCGCTTGTCGCCGAGTAG
- a CDS encoding HNH endonuclease, protein MTNETMHRDKGASGKTCRQCLEFKPLAEFSGRSGRRSGRRRRRGVCRECRRKERSGAAASPALPAPAASGPAAADAAPGSAPAVPLAAVPLTPAQPAGMNAAGLAIPDPGAAAPESGAETAEAPAADAPKPKRKRRRRKRKKAHAANPAAPSAQAQPQALAKARPVKLPADPPPAPAGLRPTKQGFVRMLGKSDNGRRWYQEIEPELAFILVRERAAVVASRHTIRRLYSNKEFRRLILERDKYTCYFCGQYGDTIDHLLPRAKGGHTTPVNCVCACNLCNQSKADRDLDEFIRASD, encoded by the coding sequence ATGACAAACGAGACGATGCATCGCGATAAAGGGGCCTCCGGCAAAACGTGCCGGCAATGCCTCGAATTCAAGCCGCTGGCGGAGTTTTCCGGCAGAAGCGGCAGAAGATCCGGCCGCAGGAGGCGCCGCGGCGTCTGCCGCGAATGCCGGCGGAAGGAGCGGTCCGGCGCGGCGGCAAGCCCGGCCCTTCCCGCGCCGGCGGCTTCGGGGCCCGCCGCCGCGGACGCGGCGCCCGGGTCGGCGCCGGCAGTTCCGCTGGCGGCAGTTCCGCTGACGCCGGCGCAGCCGGCCGGCATGAACGCCGCCGGGCTCGCGATCCCGGACCCCGGTGCGGCGGCCCCGGAGTCCGGCGCGGAAACCGCGGAAGCCCCGGCGGCGGACGCTCCCAAGCCGAAGCGCAAGCGGCGGCGGCGCAAACGCAAAAAAGCGCATGCGGCGAACCCCGCTGCGCCTTCCGCCCAAGCTCAACCCCAAGCCCTGGCCAAAGCCAGGCCCGTCAAGCTCCCGGCCGATCCTCCTCCGGCTCCGGCCGGCCTGAGACCGACGAAGCAGGGCTTCGTCCGCATGCTCGGCAAGTCCGATAACGGCCGCCGCTGGTATCAGGAGATCGAGCCGGAGCTTGCGTTCATTCTCGTGCGCGAGCGCGCCGCCGTCGTCGCGAGCCGCCACACGATCCGGCGCCTGTACAGCAACAAGGAGTTTCGCCGGCTTATTCTGGAACGCGACAAGTATACGTGTTACTTCTGCGGACAATACGGGGACACGATCGACCATCTGCTCCCCCGCGCCAAAGGCGGCCATACGACTCCGGTCAACTGCGTTTGCGCCTGCAACCTGTGCAATCAGTCGAAAGCGGACCGCGACCTCGACGAATTCATTCGCGCTTCGGATTGA
- a CDS encoding pirin family protein, whose product MIQLYPERLRHKTDLGWLKSRPSFQFGEYVDPENSGFGVMRVCNDDFVAPGRGFGAHPHSDMEIVSIILKGQIRHEDSLGNVEIASAGEVQRITAGSGVVHAEYNPSESEELNLLQLWFMPRERGLTPSYETARYDQAKLRNALLPVAAAVPAEGVAKVEQDLTIYLSRLDAGRELAFRQEKGRRVFLFVIEGSLTANGLALGTRDEARIADEPELALAAGGEETFLMLIDLP is encoded by the coding sequence ATGATTCAACTTTATCCCGAGCGATTGCGCCACAAGACGGATCTGGGCTGGCTGAAAAGCCGCCCGAGCTTCCAGTTCGGAGAATATGTCGATCCGGAAAACAGCGGCTTCGGCGTCATGCGCGTGTGCAACGACGATTTTGTCGCTCCGGGACGGGGCTTCGGCGCTCATCCGCATAGCGATATGGAGATCGTCTCGATCATCTTGAAGGGGCAAATCCGCCATGAGGACAGCCTCGGCAACGTCGAAATCGCATCGGCAGGCGAAGTGCAGCGGATTACGGCGGGCAGCGGCGTCGTTCACGCGGAGTACAATCCGTCCGAATCGGAGGAGCTGAACCTGCTCCAGCTGTGGTTCATGCCGAGGGAAAGAGGGCTGACGCCTTCCTACGAGACGGCCCGGTACGATCAGGCCAAGCTGCGCAATGCGCTGCTGCCGGTGGCGGCGGCCGTTCCTGCGGAAGGCGTCGCCAAGGTCGAGCAGGACCTGACGATTTATTTGAGCCGGCTGGACGCGGGGCGGGAGCTTGCGTTCCGGCAGGAGAAGGGACGGCGGGTTTTCCTGTTTGTTATCGAAGGAAGCTTGACGGCGAACGGCCTGGCGCTCGGCACCCGCGACGAAGCCCGGATCGCGGACGAACCGGAGCTCGCGCTTGCGGCCGGCGGGGAAGAGACGTTTTTGATGCTGATCGATTTGCCGTAA
- a CDS encoding lipoate--protein ligase family protein has protein sequence MNDETLDWAGAMRLVDRLDAEAAADPLEAFALDELLCRRAGETGEAFCHMWRHPNAFVLGQRDSRLPHAAEAARWLESQGWQVVVRHSGGAAVPLDAGVVNLSLIFPKSGGAGAHFRQDFERMYALVREALAFAGVAVDKGEIAGAYCPGDYDLSIAGRKFCGIAQRRQLRAACVQAFVVAGGAGDDRTRLVRAFYERAAPGAEPSAYPRVADGSTASLEELAGFGANAARAFADAVRRAIGRRQGAAGAAAAFGAAGAAAAGTAGAGANAAGEPGPLAGRPAEPAPLAVPAPLAVPPAELPAAADIRAMAETLRQRYRPRSQ, from the coding sequence ATGAACGACGAAACGTTGGACTGGGCCGGCGCCATGAGGCTCGTGGATCGGCTTGACGCGGAGGCCGCCGCCGATCCGCTGGAGGCGTTCGCTCTCGACGAGCTGCTGTGCAGGCGCGCCGGCGAGACCGGGGAGGCTTTCTGCCATATGTGGCGGCATCCGAACGCCTTCGTGCTCGGGCAGCGCGACAGCCGGCTGCCGCACGCGGCGGAGGCGGCGCGCTGGCTGGAATCGCAGGGCTGGCAGGTCGTCGTGCGCCATTCCGGCGGCGCGGCGGTGCCGCTCGATGCCGGCGTCGTCAATCTCTCGCTTATTTTTCCGAAAAGCGGCGGCGCGGGCGCGCATTTTCGCCAGGACTTCGAGCGGATGTACGCGCTCGTTCGCGAGGCTCTCGCCTTCGCCGGCGTCGCCGTGGACAAAGGCGAGATCGCGGGCGCCTATTGCCCCGGCGACTACGATCTTAGCATCGCGGGCCGCAAGTTCTGCGGCATCGCCCAGCGCCGGCAGCTGCGCGCCGCCTGCGTGCAGGCGTTCGTCGTCGCGGGCGGAGCCGGCGACGACCGGACGCGCCTCGTGCGCGCGTTCTACGAACGCGCCGCGCCAGGCGCGGAGCCGTCCGCCTACCCGCGGGTGGCGGACGGCAGCACCGCCAGCCTCGAAGAGCTGGCGGGCTTTGGCGCGAACGCGGCGCGCGCGTTCGCGGACGCGGTCCGGCGCGCGATCGGGCGCCGGCAGGGCGCGGCGGGCGCCGCTGCGGCATTCGGCGCCGCCGGGGCAGCCGCCGCCGGGACCGCCGGGGCCGGGGCCAACGCCGCCGGCGAGCCCGGCCCGCTTGCCGGCCGGCCCGCCGAACCGGCCCCGCTCGCTGTCCCGGCCCCGCTTGCCGTCCCGCCCGCCGAACTGCCGGCCGCGGCCGACATCCGCGCCATGGCCGAAACGCTTCGGCAGCGGTACCGCCCGCGGAGCCAGTAG
- a CDS encoding ArsR/SmtB family transcription factor yields the protein METAIFSALAEPHRLRIVELLKNGPLTVNEIAERLQIRQPQASKHLRVLLEAGLVEVEAVANRRNYRLRSEPFQTLYDWLKPYLNVWNERFDNLDIYLQKLQAQEDDQPE from the coding sequence ATGGAAACCGCGATATTCAGCGCGCTGGCCGAGCCCCATCGGCTGCGCATCGTCGAGCTTTTGAAAAACGGTCCCCTGACGGTGAACGAGATCGCCGAGCGCCTGCAAATCCGGCAGCCCCAAGCCTCGAAGCATTTGCGCGTCCTGCTGGAGGCCGGGCTCGTCGAAGTCGAAGCGGTCGCCAACCGCCGGAATTACAGGCTGCGGTCGGAGCCGTTCCAGACGCTGTACGATTGGCTGAAGCCTTACCTCAACGTTTGGAACGAGCGTTTCGACAATCTCGATATTTACCTGCAGAAGCTGCAAGCCCAGGAAGACGATCAGCCCGAATAA
- a CDS encoding DEAD/DEAH box helicase, with product MTSFAKLGISEERSAVLNVQGIKQPTPIQEMAIPVVMQGKDMIGQAQTGTGKTLAFVLPILEKIDVGSESLQGLIVTPTRELALQITEEVKRFLVPDEGVRVLAVYGGQDVEAQMKKLAGRVHLIIATPGRLLDHMRRETVDLSTVSTLVLDEADQMLHMGFLTEVEDILRAVPARRQTLLFSATMPEKIRELAGRILRNPEHVTVKSPKVTVKDIKQLVVETTDRGKQAALVAMLEETQPFLGMIFCRTKRRASTLNAALQAMGYASDELHGDLSQAKREQVMKRFREAKLQLLVATDIAARGLDVEGVTHVYNYDIPHDTESYIHRIGRTGRAGSAGMAITFVAPKDRAELGVIEYGIGQELERRAGVPTPRGARADGAEAGAGAGEREPRARGGRFAGAGGGAGAPGSAGRRTGAAAGGGERGGRSAGPGGRAGRGERSGAFGGGAGRGGASGASGRPPGGRGFGARSGDGGNAPGAWGSRAGGQAGRGAGAGGRTGRGAGPAGRPGREAGPGGRGGRPPKPAFSSAGRKGPGGGGKPKPQRGRR from the coding sequence GTGACAAGCTTCGCGAAGTTGGGAATTTCGGAAGAACGGTCGGCCGTTCTGAACGTTCAAGGGATAAAGCAGCCGACTCCGATTCAGGAGATGGCGATTCCGGTCGTCATGCAAGGTAAGGATATGATCGGCCAGGCGCAAACGGGCACGGGCAAAACGCTGGCGTTCGTGCTGCCGATTTTGGAGAAGATCGACGTTGGTTCGGAGTCGCTTCAAGGGCTGATCGTGACGCCGACACGGGAGCTGGCGCTGCAGATTACGGAGGAAGTGAAGCGGTTCCTCGTTCCGGACGAGGGCGTGCGCGTGCTTGCCGTTTACGGCGGGCAGGACGTTGAAGCGCAAATGAAGAAGCTGGCCGGGCGGGTTCATTTGATCATCGCGACGCCGGGCCGTTTGCTCGATCATATGCGCCGGGAAACGGTGGACCTGTCGACGGTTTCGACGCTCGTGCTGGACGAAGCGGATCAAATGCTGCACATGGGCTTTTTGACCGAGGTGGAGGACATTTTGCGGGCGGTGCCGGCGAGGCGGCAAACGCTGCTGTTCTCGGCGACGATGCCGGAGAAAATCCGCGAGCTGGCGGGCCGGATTTTGCGGAATCCGGAACATGTCACCGTCAAAAGCCCGAAAGTAACGGTAAAAGACATCAAGCAGCTCGTCGTCGAAACGACGGACCGGGGCAAGCAGGCGGCGCTGGTAGCGATGCTGGAGGAGACGCAGCCCTTCCTGGGCATGATTTTCTGCCGGACGAAACGCCGGGCTTCGACGCTTAACGCCGCTTTGCAGGCGATGGGCTATGCCTCCGACGAGCTTCACGGCGATTTGTCGCAGGCGAAGCGGGAGCAGGTGATGAAGCGGTTCCGCGAGGCGAAGCTGCAGCTGCTGGTGGCGACCGACATCGCCGCGCGCGGTCTGGACGTCGAAGGGGTGACCCATGTCTACAACTACGACATTCCCCACGACACCGAAAGCTACATTCACCGCATCGGCCGGACGGGCCGTGCGGGAAGCGCGGGCATGGCGATTACGTTCGTCGCGCCGAAGGACCGGGCCGAGCTCGGCGTCATCGAATACGGCATCGGCCAGGAGCTGGAGCGCCGGGCGGGCGTGCCGACGCCGCGCGGGGCTCGGGCCGACGGCGCTGAAGCAGGTGCGGGCGCAGGCGAGCGGGAACCGCGGGCTCGCGGCGGGCGGTTCGCGGGCGCTGGCGGCGGAGCCGGGGCGCCCGGAAGCGCCGGCCGTAGGACCGGAGCCGCGGCGGGCGGCGGCGAGCGGGGCGGGCGAAGCGCCGGGCCCGGAGGCAGAGCCGGTCGCGGCGAGCGGAGCGGCGCGTTCGGCGGCGGCGCGGGCCGGGGCGGCGCATCCGGCGCGAGCGGCAGGCCGCCGGGCGGGCGCGGCTTTGGCGCCCGGAGCGGCGACGGCGGAAACGCGCCGGGCGCATGGGGCTCGCGAGCCGGCGGGCAAGCGGGCCGCGGTGCCGGGGCTGGCGGCCGGACCGGCAGGGGAGCCGGGCCCGCGGGCCGACCGGGCAGGGAGGCGGGCCCCGGAGGCAGGGGCGGCCGCCCGCCCAAGCCGGCGTTTTCATCGGCCGGCCGCAAAGGACCGGGCGGCGGCGGGAAGCCGAAGCCGCAGCGGGGCAGAAGGTAA